One genomic segment of Hordeum vulgare subsp. vulgare chromosome 2H, MorexV3_pseudomolecules_assembly, whole genome shotgun sequence includes these proteins:
- the LOC123427883 gene encoding protein RGF1 INDUCIBLE TRANSCRIPTION FACTOR 1-like isoform X2: MAFHHDAPLLLRINTNRAGRMGGGECDEAENQRWPPWLKPLLATSFFGQCKMHADAHKCECNMYCLDCINGALCSQCLACHHGHHAIQIRRSSYHDVIRVSEIQKVLDITGVQTYIINSARVVFLNERPQPRPGKGVTNTCEVCERSLLDTFRFCSLGCKIVGTSGEFRGRKRHAGGKKMKLKLKKAAASDSDDSSTITSGGSDKSSVVQSFTPSTPPATANSYRSAKRRKGIPHRSPFGSLIVEF; the protein is encoded by the exons ATGGCATTCCACCACGACGCGCCGCTGCTGCTCAGGATCAACACCAACAGAGCCGGCCGCATG GGAGGAGGCGAGTGCGACGAGGCCGAGAACCAGCGCTGGCCGCCGTGGCTCAAGCCGCTGCTGGCCACCAGCTTCTTCGGGCAATGCAAGATGCACGCCGACGCGCACAAGTGCGAGTGCAACATGTACTGCCTCGACTGCATCAACGGCGCCCTCTGCTCCCAGTGCCTCGCCTGCCACCACGGCCACCACGCCATCCAG ATACGGAGGTCCTCGTACCACGACGTGATCCGCGTGTCGGAGATCCAGAAGGTGCTGGACATCACCGGCGTGCAGACCTACATCATCAACAGCGCGCGCGTCGTGTTCCTCAACGAGCGCCCTCAGCCCAGGCCCGGCAAGGGCGTCACCAACACCTGCGAGGTCTGCGAGCGCAGCCTCCTCGACACCTTCCGCTTCTGCTCCCTTGGATGCAAG ATCGTCGGCACCTCCGGCGAGTTCCGCGGCCGGAAGAGGCACGCTGGCGGTAAGAAGATGAAGCTGAAGCTGAAGAAGGCGGCGGCGTCGGACTCGGACGACTCGTCCACCATCACCAGCGGCGGCAGCGACAAGAGCAGCGTGGTGCAGAGCTTCACCCCGTCCACCCCGCCGGCCACCGCCAACAGCTACCGCTCCGCCAAGCGACGCAAGGGCATCCCTCACCGGTCGCCCTTCGGCAGCCTCATTGTGGAGTTCTAG
- the LOC123427883 gene encoding protein RGF1 INDUCIBLE TRANSCRIPTION FACTOR 1-like isoform X1, with translation MAFHHDAPLLLRINTNRAGRMVGGGECDEAENQRWPPWLKPLLATSFFGQCKMHADAHKCECNMYCLDCINGALCSQCLACHHGHHAIQIRRSSYHDVIRVSEIQKVLDITGVQTYIINSARVVFLNERPQPRPGKGVTNTCEVCERSLLDTFRFCSLGCKIVGTSGEFRGRKRHAGGKKMKLKLKKAAASDSDDSSTITSGGSDKSSVVQSFTPSTPPATANSYRSAKRRKGIPHRSPFGSLIVEF, from the exons ATGGCATTCCACCACGACGCGCCGCTGCTGCTCAGGATCAACACCAACAGAGCCGGCCGCATGGTA GGAGGAGGCGAGTGCGACGAGGCCGAGAACCAGCGCTGGCCGCCGTGGCTCAAGCCGCTGCTGGCCACCAGCTTCTTCGGGCAATGCAAGATGCACGCCGACGCGCACAAGTGCGAGTGCAACATGTACTGCCTCGACTGCATCAACGGCGCCCTCTGCTCCCAGTGCCTCGCCTGCCACCACGGCCACCACGCCATCCAG ATACGGAGGTCCTCGTACCACGACGTGATCCGCGTGTCGGAGATCCAGAAGGTGCTGGACATCACCGGCGTGCAGACCTACATCATCAACAGCGCGCGCGTCGTGTTCCTCAACGAGCGCCCTCAGCCCAGGCCCGGCAAGGGCGTCACCAACACCTGCGAGGTCTGCGAGCGCAGCCTCCTCGACACCTTCCGCTTCTGCTCCCTTGGATGCAAG ATCGTCGGCACCTCCGGCGAGTTCCGCGGCCGGAAGAGGCACGCTGGCGGTAAGAAGATGAAGCTGAAGCTGAAGAAGGCGGCGGCGTCGGACTCGGACGACTCGTCCACCATCACCAGCGGCGGCAGCGACAAGAGCAGCGTGGTGCAGAGCTTCACCCCGTCCACCCCGCCGGCCACCGCCAACAGCTACCGCTCCGCCAAGCGACGCAAGGGCATCCCTCACCGGTCGCCCTTCGGCAGCCTCATTGTGGAGTTCTAG